DNA from Triticum aestivum cultivar Chinese Spring chromosome 7D, IWGSC CS RefSeq v2.1, whole genome shotgun sequence:
TTCCACCATGAGGTCGTGAAACGAGCTGTCACTCTTGGAATGGAAAGTCCAGCTGCAGAAACCCTTATTGTCAAGCTTCTGAAGGAGGCATCTGAAGAAGGTTTGATAAGCTCTAGTCAGATGGTGAAGGGTTTCTCCCGTATTGTTGAGAGTCTTGATGATCTCTCCCTTGATATACCATCAGCAAAATCTCAATTCCAGACATTGGTATCGAAAGCAGTTTCCGAGGGTTGGCTTGACTCTTCGTATGAATCTTCAGGTGCCAACGGCAGTGTCCAAGATGATGACCATGAGAAGCTGAGGAGGTACAAGAGGGAGGCTGTGTCTATGATACATGAGTACTTCCTTTCTGATGATATACCAGAGCTTATTCGCACACTCAAAGAACTTGGTTTACCAGAGTACAACCCGGTCTTTATCAAGAAACTGATAACAATTGCCATGGATCGCAAGAACAGGGAGAAAGAGATGGCATCAGTTCTCCTATCCTCATTAAGCATGGAGCTATTCTCCAGTGAAGACATCGTCAAGGGATTCATAATGCTTCTTGAATCTGCAGAAGATACTGCACTGGACATATTGGATGCCTCAGATGAGCTGGGACTGTTCCTAGCGAGGGCAGTGATCGATGATGTGCTTGCGCCTCTGAACTTAGATGAGATTGGCAGCATCCTTCCACCAAAGTGCAGTGGGGCTGAAACATTGAACATGGCACGCTCACTTGCCTCGGCACGCCACGCAGGAGAGAGGCTACTGAGATGCTGGGGTGGCGGGACAGGATGGGCCGTGGAGGACGCCAAGGACAAGATTACAAAGCTCCTGGAGGAGTACGAGAGCGGAGGCGATGTAGGAGAAGCATGCAAGTGCATCCGTGAGATGGGCATGCCTTTCTTCAATCACGAGGTGGTCAAGAAGGCGCTCGTCATGGCAATGGAGAAGAAGAAAGAGTGCACGCTTTCTCTGCTGCACGAGTGCTTTGGCGAAGGGATCATAACCATCAACCAGATGACCAAGGGGTTCTCCAGGGTCCGGGACGGGCTTGACGATCTGGCTCTCGACATACCCGATGCCAGGGAGAAGTTCCTCTCCTATGTGGAGCATGGGAAGAAGAACGGATGGCTTGTACCCTCTTTCGGCGTTGCTGCTTCGACTTGAACCGATGACCGAGCGAGCAGGAAGCATCAAGCTGGACCGCGAAGGCGCAGGCTGCCGTAGTGTGGTGCAGCCCACCTAAGTTGGTGTGCATTTGCGTTTGCGTTTCTGATGCACGTCCCTGGACTTGCGTCGTAGGTAGGTCACGAGCCCCTCTTGCTTGTGGTGGTGGCTCATGTCTAGATCTTTGCATCTCTGGACATACCCTTTGCTGTTCTTGCTGTGTTCCGTTTCAACTTCTTCATAGACATTTTTCTTGTTACATCAAGTAGAACAGAGGAGAAAAAATAACTTCATGTAAAAGTTTTTACTATGCCTCTGCGTCCCCTGCATTGACGACTTGTGATTTGGAAAGCATCATGCCGAAAGTAACTTTAGTAGCGACTTGCGTCACATCTGAATTGACAGTTTTCCTATGGCTGTCATCCTATGAGATAATTGCATCTATAGTCCTCGTAGTCGCTGGCGACGTCGAACTTAGTCCTGGAACTTGCGTTTGTACGAGGTGACACGGGCCAGCAGTGCGACTTGCGTCACATCTGAATCGACAGTTTT
Protein-coding regions in this window:
- the LOC123169343 gene encoding MA3 DOMAIN-CONTAINING TRANSLATION REGULATORY FACTOR 1, whose product is MASPRNDGGFLTQEQREKLRIAVQNAETLSLTSPRSPTGSTTSALLQQYELHQQQVRAAAAAARGGGGGGGGGAGARHARRSHSGKAVKLKKDGAGGKGTWGRLIDADTATFLDRNDPNYDSDEEPYELIEAPATTPLEDYKKSLVTIIEEYFSTGDVKQTGSDLKELGYDDFHRYFVKKLVSMAMDRHDKEKEMVSVLLSSLYGDGLSSTQIKLGFVMLLQAVDDLAVDIPDAVDVLALFIARAVVDDILPPAFLNKAKGSLTESSKGLQVLQIAAKSYLSAPHHAELLERRWGGSTHITVEEVKRRITDLLKEYIKNGDTAEACRCIRELAVPFFHHEVVKRAVTLGMESPAAETLIVKLLKEASEEGLISSSQMVKGFSRIVESLDDLSLDIPSAKSQFQTLVSKAVSEGWLDSSYESSGANGSVQDDDHEKLRRYKREAVSMIHEYFLSDDIPELIRTLKELGLPEYNPVFIKKLITIAMDRKNREKEMASVLLSSLSMELFSSEDIVKGFIMLLESAEDTALDILDASDELGLFLARAVIDDVLAPLNLDEIGSILPPKCSGAETLNMARSLASARHAGERLLRCWGGGTGWAVEDAKDKITKLLEEYESGGDVGEACKCIREMGMPFFNHEVVKKALVMAMEKKKECTLSLLHECFGEGIITINQMTKGFSRVRDGLDDLALDIPDAREKFLSYVEHGKKNGWLVPSFGVAAST